From Streptomyces sp. HUAS MG91, the proteins below share one genomic window:
- a CDS encoding ATP-binding protein yields MTGGHLPPAPTDQYVALPDARLVSTHAVLTARENLTDTIEARAMMCVHDGAGFGKTMAVTSCLRALEPTEDIRRITFHARATTRAVRHELHTALDLPGPPPRYASEFDHLLKTALATHPRTLVLDEAQWLQSDQLEYVRYLWDDPYTQLAAIFVGDEGCHQTLTREPMLSSRIFIWQRFTRLTPNEILQTIPLYHPIWADADPDHITYADSRAAHGNFRNWARLTTLTHTALKRTGRTRVDQEVLRWVFSKLTSPH; encoded by the coding sequence ATGACCGGCGGCCACCTGCCACCCGCCCCCACCGACCAGTACGTCGCTCTGCCCGACGCCCGCCTGGTGAGCACCCATGCCGTGCTCACCGCCCGGGAGAACCTCACCGACACCATCGAGGCCCGCGCGATGATGTGCGTCCACGACGGCGCCGGCTTCGGCAAGACCATGGCCGTCACCAGCTGCCTGCGCGCCCTCGAACCCACCGAGGACATCCGCCGCATCACCTTCCACGCCCGCGCCACCACCCGCGCCGTGCGCCACGAACTCCACACCGCACTCGACTTACCAGGCCCGCCCCCGCGCTATGCCAGCGAGTTCGACCACCTCCTCAAAACCGCACTCGCCACCCACCCGCGCACCCTCGTCCTGGACGAAGCCCAGTGGCTCCAAAGCGACCAGCTGGAATACGTCCGCTACCTCTGGGACGACCCCTACACCCAGCTCGCCGCCATCTTCGTCGGCGACGAAGGCTGCCACCAGACACTGACCCGAGAACCGATGCTCTCCTCCCGGATCTTCATCTGGCAGCGCTTCACCCGCCTCACCCCCAACGAGATCCTCCAGACGATCCCGCTCTACCACCCCATCTGGGCCGACGCCGACCCCGACCACATCACCTACGCCGACAGCCGCGCCGCACACGGCAACTTCCGCAACTGGGCCCGCCTAACCACCCTCACCCACACCGCCCTCAAACGCACCGGCCGCACCCGCGTCGACCAAGAAGTCCTTCGCTGGGTCTTCAGCAAGCTCACCTCACCGCACTGA
- a CDS encoding DUF397 domain-containing protein, with translation MRDCPEHLKSLHWFTAQASNGSGACVEVAFLGEGSVAVRDSKDCEARPLVMGEQGWSCFVQSAGTGILAPTR, from the coding sequence ATGCGTGACTGTCCCGAGCACCTGAAGAGTCTTCACTGGTTCACGGCACAGGCGTCCAACGGCAGCGGGGCCTGTGTGGAGGTGGCGTTCCTGGGGGAGGGGAGCGTGGCCGTACGCGACAGCAAGGACTGCGAAGCCCGGCCGCTCGTCATGGGCGAACAGGGCTGGTCCTGTTTCGTCCAGAGCGCCGGCACCGGCATCCTCGCCCCCACCCGCTGA
- a CDS encoding cold-shock protein, with the protein MASGTVKWFNSEKGFGFIEQDGGGPDVFAHYSNISGGGFRELQEGEKVTFDVTQGQKGPQAENIVRG; encoded by the coding sequence ATGGCCAGCGGCACCGTGAAGTGGTTCAACAGCGAAAAGGGCTTCGGCTTCATCGAGCAGGACGGGGGCGGCCCCGACGTATTCGCCCACTACTCCAACATCTCCGGCGGCGGCTTCCGCGAGCTCCAAGAGGGCGAGAAGGTCACCTTCGACGTCACCCAGGGCCAGAAGGGCCCGCAGGCCGAGAACATCGTCCGCGGCTGA
- a CDS encoding TIGR03086 family metal-binding protein, with translation MTVDGFKLLADAHDYLLTAARGVPGGAWGDPTPCSEWTVRQVLNHARLDQQALTMQITDAPPTGDPFEPEDALADDPVAELADVLAAAATAWESGRDAESVPTPMGPMPAGAGAAAAALDAAIHAWDIAKATGQDLPLTDEMAQALEEIVSRLVDFVRDSFGKYAPPVAVAQSASRAERLLAFTGRDPHWSR, from the coding sequence ATGACCGTCGACGGTTTCAAATTGCTCGCTGACGCGCACGACTATCTGCTGACCGCCGCGCGGGGGGTACCCGGCGGGGCCTGGGGGGATCCGACACCGTGCTCGGAATGGACGGTGCGTCAGGTACTCAACCACGCGAGACTCGACCAGCAGGCGTTGACCATGCAGATCACGGACGCGCCGCCCACGGGCGACCCGTTCGAACCCGAGGACGCGCTGGCCGACGACCCGGTCGCGGAACTGGCGGACGTGCTGGCTGCGGCCGCTACCGCATGGGAGTCGGGGCGGGACGCCGAGAGCGTGCCCACCCCGATGGGCCCGATGCCGGCCGGGGCCGGCGCCGCCGCCGCGGCGCTCGACGCCGCAATCCACGCCTGGGACATCGCGAAGGCCACCGGTCAGGACCTGCCGCTGACCGACGAGATGGCCCAGGCGCTGGAGGAGATCGTGTCGCGGCTCGTCGACTTCGTGCGCGACTCGTTCGGCAAGTACGCGCCGCCGGTGGCCGTCGCACAGAGCGCGAGCCGCGCGGAGCGGCTCCTCGCGTTCACCGGGCGCGACCCGCATTGGTCCCGCTGA
- a CDS encoding multicopper oxidase domain-containing protein: protein MTTKSRTFRKTRLGRVLIVLGSLVVILALVIGGGVLWLWSDAKVSAAGEDTFRNELAVPPLAPSRVDNRTGRRVFDLRAQSGETEFRPGRKTPTAGFNGNYLGPTLRAKRGEKVEVRIRNGLDEASTVHWHGMHLPARMDGGPHRMIGPGGSWSPHWTVGQPAATLWYHPHPHGETESQVRRGLAGMFLVDDDRSERLALPRRYGVDDLPVIVQDVRFDGAKLAFGHKLMQNVGFLGDRTMVNGTLDPYAVVHDERVRLRLLNASTARTYRFGFTDGRGFALVGTDGGLLGRPAAMNRIQLSPGERAEIVVRMRPGDRTVLRSYPQGNYGDAWQSRFNGGDDTFDVLQLRAADTLRPSPSLPSRLAGQELPDPADAVRERYFELRKSGINGRKMAMDRIDETVTRGTTEVWTVHNGNGMPHNFHIHDVQFRIVSVNGRKPPVQLRGRKDTVFLPNGTTMKLALRFNGGPEFADPGTPYMFHCHLLYHEDGGMMGQFVVVDKTQRAAATITGNHSHH, encoded by the coding sequence ATGACCACGAAGTCCCGCACATTCCGCAAGACCCGTCTCGGGCGCGTCCTGATCGTGCTCGGCTCGCTCGTCGTCATCCTCGCCCTCGTGATCGGCGGCGGGGTGCTGTGGCTGTGGAGCGACGCGAAGGTGAGCGCCGCGGGCGAGGACACGTTCCGCAATGAGCTGGCGGTGCCGCCGCTCGCGCCGTCCCGCGTCGACAACAGGACCGGGCGACGCGTTTTCGACCTTCGGGCGCAGAGCGGCGAGACGGAGTTCAGGCCCGGGCGGAAGACGCCGACCGCGGGCTTCAACGGGAACTATCTCGGCCCGACCCTGCGGGCGAAGCGCGGCGAGAAGGTCGAGGTACGGATCCGCAACGGGCTCGACGAGGCGTCCACCGTGCACTGGCACGGTATGCATCTGCCGGCCCGGATGGACGGCGGCCCGCACCGGATGATCGGGCCGGGCGGGAGTTGGTCACCGCACTGGACCGTTGGCCAGCCCGCCGCCACCCTCTGGTACCACCCCCACCCGCATGGGGAGACCGAGAGCCAGGTACGGCGCGGGCTCGCCGGGATGTTCCTGGTCGACGACGACCGCAGCGAGCGGCTCGCGCTGCCCCGGCGGTACGGGGTCGACGATCTGCCAGTGATCGTGCAGGACGTGCGGTTCGACGGAGCGAAGCTCGCTTTCGGGCACAAACTCATGCAGAACGTGGGCTTCCTGGGCGACCGCACGATGGTCAACGGCACCCTCGACCCGTATGCCGTCGTACACGACGAGCGCGTACGGCTGCGCCTGCTCAACGCCTCGACCGCGCGGACGTACCGCTTCGGCTTCACCGACGGGCGCGGGTTCGCGCTGGTGGGGACGGACGGCGGGCTGCTCGGCAGGCCGGCCGCGATGAACCGGATCCAGTTGTCGCCCGGTGAACGCGCGGAGATCGTCGTGCGGATGCGTCCCGGGGACCGGACCGTGCTGCGCAGCTACCCGCAGGGCAACTACGGGGACGCGTGGCAGAGCCGGTTCAACGGTGGTGACGACACCTTCGACGTCCTCCAGCTACGGGCGGCGGACACGCTGCGCCCCTCCCCTAGCCTCCCCTCCCGCCTGGCCGGCCAAGAGCTGCCCGACCCCGCGGACGCGGTGCGCGAGCGGTACTTCGAGCTGCGCAAGAGCGGGATCAACGGGCGGAAGATGGCGATGGACCGGATCGACGAGACCGTGACCCGCGGCACCACCGAGGTGTGGACGGTGCACAACGGCAACGGGATGCCGCACAACTTCCACATCCACGACGTGCAATTCAGGATCGTGTCAGTGAACGGGCGCAAGCCTCCGGTGCAGTTGCGCGGCCGGAAGGACACGGTGTTCCTCCCGAACGGTACGACGATGAAGCTGGCGCTGCGCTTCAACGGCGGGCCCGAGTTCGCCGACCCGGGCACGCCCTACATGTTCCACTGCCACCTGCTCTACCACGAGGACGGCGGCATGATGGGACAATTCGTAGTGGTCGACAAGACACAACGGGCCGCCGCAACGATCACCGGTAATCACTCGCACCACTGA
- a CDS encoding SMI1/KNR4 family protein: MDDITQRDIEQRQIGDAWRRIESWLSVHAPGTLDRLIDGASESQLSSFGGSIGVRIPVGLKELWRQRAGSGPDLMIPFMPGPCLLMSLDVAQRVYQRKMAAQTRRGSAAERVSDGHEPVTIWRAAWIPFGANDVDALSGLLLDAETGKIWEWDETPTRTLRYDSLTEYVEEMADVLEVPSLAVGDRPGLMDGQLWWGEPENPSERAQWEPFTG, translated from the coding sequence ATGGATGACATCACGCAACGGGATATCGAGCAGCGGCAGATAGGTGATGCGTGGCGGCGGATCGAGTCTTGGCTGAGCGTGCATGCCCCAGGAACTCTTGACCGGCTAATAGATGGCGCTTCGGAGTCGCAACTCAGCTCTTTTGGGGGGTCCATAGGAGTGCGGATCCCGGTCGGACTGAAGGAATTGTGGAGGCAACGGGCGGGCTCTGGTCCGGATCTGATGATTCCATTCATGCCGGGCCCGTGCTTGCTGATGTCACTTGACGTTGCGCAACGGGTATATCAGCGGAAAATGGCAGCGCAAACGCGGCGGGGTTCAGCAGCGGAGCGAGTGAGTGACGGCCACGAGCCGGTGACGATCTGGCGGGCTGCCTGGATTCCGTTCGGCGCGAATGACGTTGATGCATTGTCCGGGCTGTTGCTGGATGCCGAGACCGGCAAGATTTGGGAATGGGACGAGACTCCGACGCGGACACTTCGGTATGACTCGCTGACGGAATACGTCGAGGAGATGGCCGACGTCCTTGAAGTGCCATCGCTGGCTGTCGGGGATCGGCCCGGCTTGATGGACGGTCAACTCTGGTGGGGGGAACCCGAGAATCCCTCCGAACGGGCTCAGTGGGAGCCCTTTACCGGGTGA